One window from the genome of Eucalyptus grandis isolate ANBG69807.140 chromosome 7, ASM1654582v1, whole genome shotgun sequence encodes:
- the LOC120296327 gene encoding probable protein arginine N-methyltransferase 3 — MATSPDQEPTNLERHGSSEDSEEDEEGDDWIFDVDDEDEDEDEESSPSFLCLFCDAVHSSCASLFEHCSSAHRFDFGGIRKALGLDFYGSVKLVNYVRSQVAKNRCWSCGLECVSNQDLLNHLHEANSLEDVKLHVDNDEYLNPFLQEDPLLYSFDEDEVGEDDPSSMLVDKEEIVKELRELGISLNFELPVDMAALSSDPTKEGGRPDVASTSNSKTDTAGSMNSCNPLSGAAFLQKETGSDLNLRAEVRSSNGIYENGKGGNRLKRLTANNVRTVNENYFGAYSSYGIHREMISDKVRMDAYSQAILRNPSLFSNAVVMDVGCGTGILSLFAAQAGASRVIAIEASEKMAGVATQIARDNGLWRSGRPDGCNDSCKGVMEVVHSMVEELDKSIQIQPHSVDVLVSEWMGYCLLYESMLNSVLYARDRWLKPGGAILPDTATIFAAGFGKGATSIPFWEDVYSFNMSCIGKEIVEDAARYPIVDVVNDGDLVTDAVVLQAFDLVTMKPDEVDFTSNIEIVPKLAGLADKDGKPTWCYGVVLWFETGFTSRFCKDFPTVLSTSPATPKTHWAQTIMTFREPIAMSSRRPCADRLAPVGTDACPAEKIRLRISIARAPEHRSIDISLEAVGIDLDGRKRNWPVQIFNLC; from the exons ATGGCCACAAGCCCCGACCAGGAACCCACGAACCTGGAGCGACATGGATCCTCGGAAGATtcggaggaggacgaggaaggAGATGATTGGATATTCGATGTCGACGATGaggacgaagacgaagacgaggAGTCCAGCCCGAGCTTCCTCTGCTTGTTCTGCGACGCCGTGCACAGCTCGTGCGCTTCCCTGTTCGAGCACTGCTCGTCGGCCCACCGCTTCGATTTCGGCGGCATAAGGAAGGCCTTGGGTTTGGACTTCTATGGCTCGGTCAAGCTCGTCAACTATGTTCGCTCGCAG GTGGCTAAAAATCGGTGTTGGAGCTGTGGGTTGGAATGCGTCTCAAATCAAGATTTACTGAATCATTTACATGAAGCAAATTCTTTGGAAGATGTCAAACTTCATGTAGACAATGATGAATATCTCAATCCTTTCCTTCAAGAGGATCCACTCTTGTACAGCTTCGATGAAGACGAAGTGGGTGAAGATGACCCTTCTTCTATGTTAGTCGACAAAGAGGAAATTGTGAAGGAGTTGAGGGAACTGGGTATCTCCTTGAACTTTGAGTTGCCTGTTGACATGGCTGCATTATCTTCTGATCCTACAAAGGAAGGTGGACGTCCAGATGTTGCATCAACTTCCAACAGTAAAACAGACACAGCTGGTTCTATGAATTCCTGTAACCCCTTAAGCGGGGCAGCTTTTCTGCAGAAGGAAACAGGAAGTGATCTGAATTTAAGGGCAGAAGTCCGATCTTCCAATGGTATTTATGAAAATGGGAAAGGAGGAAATCGTTTGAAAAGGCTCACTGCAAACAATGTCAGGACTGTGAACGAAAACTATTTTGGGGCTTACAGTTCATATGGCATCCACAGGGAGATGATAAGTGACAAG GTGAGAATGGACGCGTATAGCCAAGCTATCCTGAGGAATCCGTCTCTCTTCAGTAATGCTGTTGTGATGGATGTAGGATGTGGAACTGGTATTCTAAG CTTATTTGCTGCTCAAGCTGGGGCCTCAAGAGTGATTGCAATTGAAGCCAGTGAGAAGATGGCTGGTGTAGCTACTCAG ATTGCAAGAGACAATGGCCTCTGGCGGAGTGGAAGACCAGATGGATGTAATGATAGTTGCAAAGGCGTCATGGAAGTTGTTCATAGCATGGTTGAAGAGCTTGATAAATCCATACAGATCCAACCTCATTCTGTGGATGTGCTAGTCAGTGAGTGGATGGGATATTGCTTGCTATATGAGTCCATGTTAAACTCAGTCCTTTATGCACGGGATCGATGGCTGAAGCCAGGAGGTGCCATACTCCCTGACACTGCAACTATA TTTGCTGCTGGATTCGGAAAAGGTGCAACAAGTATTCCTTTTTGGGAAGATGTCTACAGTTTCAATATGTCTTGCATTGGCAAGGAAATTGTCGAAGATGCTGCTCGATATCCTATAGTTGATGTTGTGAATGATGGTGATCTAGTCACTGATGCAGTTGTTCTTCAG GCTTTCGACCTTGTTACAATGAAGCCTGATGAAGTGGATTTTACGTCAAATATCGAGATAGTTCCCAAATTGGCTGGTCTAGCAGACAAAGATGGCAAACCGACCTGGTGCTATGGAGTTGTATTGTGGTTTGAGACTGGGTTTACCAGCAGGTTTTGCAAGGATTTTCCAACCGTGTTATCCACTTCCCCAGCTACCCCTAAAACTCATTGGGCACAGACGATCATGACGTTTCGTGAACCTATTGCTATGTCATCGAGGAGGCCCTGTGCTGACAGGCTTGCTCCAGTTGGTACTGATGCCTGTCCTGCCGAGAAAATTCGCTTAAGAATAAGCATAGCACGTGCTCCTGAGCATCGCAGCATCGACATATCCCTGGAGGCTGTTGGTATTGACCTGGATGGTAGGAAGAGAAATTGGCCCGTGCAAATATTCAATCTATGTTAG